A stretch of Lathyrus oleraceus cultivar Zhongwan6 chromosome 6, CAAS_Psat_ZW6_1.0, whole genome shotgun sequence DNA encodes these proteins:
- the LOC127096885 gene encoding uncharacterized protein LOC127096885, producing MGKRLDNTSSNNKETTKVEAVLELIRKQTPLTVKQEKFCNYACVKRFLKMKGDNVKKAGKQLRACLSWRDTIVTDQLIADDFSAELAEGLAYVAGYDDESRPVLIFRMKQDYQKLHSQKLFFTRLLAFTMEVAISSMPKNIEQFVMLFDASFYRSASGFMNLLLGSLKIVGEYYPGRLCKAFVIDPPSLFAYLWKGVRPFVELSTCTTIVSSLDFEESMDYNDFSAYPRASSLRFDPSVMKSTDKIGSCSSSRFSFTVSHQLDSLKPWYLSLGDTSASKVGPTSPSPASLISPLNARSFSFASPVARNPLGPPASRKGLFPSTPLPQRVTVPHRTTTSFLQSPATFFRRDNGKVERGRESFFPYVKFYRRPYDEMVYRSKMRPPLGGLVSIVSPHVRRRQTHLSVSQRF from the exons ATGGGGAAGAGATTGGACAATACTAGTAGTAACAACAAGGAAACAACCAAGGTGGAAGCTGTTCTAGAACTCATCAGAAAACAAACTCCGCTCACTGTCAAACAG GAAAAGTTCTGTAACTATGCTTGTGTGAAACGGTTTCTGAAAATGAAAGGAGATAATGTGAAAAAAGCTGGTAAACAACTCAGAGCTTGTCTTTCATGGAGAGATACTATTGTTACTG atCAATTGATAGCAGATGATTTCTCAGCTGAGTTAGCTGAAGGGTTGGCTTATGTGGCTGGTTATGACGATGAATCTAGACCTGTTTTG ATTTTCCGCATGAAACAAGACTATCAAAAGTTGCATTCTCAGAAACT GTTCTTCACTCGTTTACTGGCATTCACAATGGAAGTTGCCATTTCAAGCATGCCTAAAAACATAGAACAGTTTGTCATGCTTTTCGATGCAA GCTTTTATAGATCGGCATCTGGTTTTATGAACTTGTTGTTGGGATCACTGAAAATTGTGGGCGAATACTATCCGGGACGCCTATGCAAAGCGTTTGTGATAGACCCTCCATCCCTTTTTGCATACTTGTGGAAG GGTGTTCGTCCATTTGTTGAGTTGTCAACGTGTACGACGATAGTATCATCGTTGGATTTCGAAGAATCAATGGACTACAACGATTTCTCAGCCTACCCGCGAGCCTCGTCCCTCCGATTCGATCCATCGGTTATGAAATCAACGGACAAGATCGGTTCCTGCTCGTCTTCACGCTTCTCCTTCACAGTTTCCCATCAGCTTGACTCACTGAAGCCATGGTACCTAAGCTTAGGCGACACGTCAGCATCCAAAGTGGGACCCACTAGTCCCTCTCCAGCATCACTCATCTCACCGCTCAACGCTCGCTCGTTCTCGTTCGCCTCTCCAGTCGCACGAAACCCGCTGGGCCCACCAGCCAGCAGGAAAGGTCTATTTCCTTCAACTCCACTGCCGCAGCGCGTCACGGTTCCTCACCGGACCACCACTTCTTTCCTCCAATCTCCGGCGACGTTTTTCCGGCGAGACAACGGAAAGGTGGAGAGAGGTAGAGAATCGTTTTTCCCGTACGTGAAATTCTACAGAAGACCGTACGATGAAATGGTTTATAGGTCAAAGATGAGGCCACCACTCGGTGGCTTAGTTTCCATTGTTTCACCTCATGTTAGACGGCGTCAAACCCACCTCTCCGTTTCTCAGCGTTTCTAA
- the LOC127093175 gene encoding primary amine oxidase 1 — MIKSSRFDNATPVIAQCQFVAYFLVFNFINSLSHPLDPLSPNEINKTRHIIQQSYLGAIPNITYHFVDVEEPNKNNVLKWLSSTTKEKPIIIPRQAKVVVRAKGETHELVVDLTKGSIVSDEIFKGHGYPPFTFNELFKASKLPLKYSKFKESITKRGLNLSEISCVPFTIGWYGEEITRRALKVSCFYRGESVNIWARPIEGIILLVDVDSMKIVLYNDRYKVPMPKAEGTNFQSRTKNRLNIFATCNVSNVGFTIKDHEVKWGNWEFHVGFNARAGMIISTASIYDDEKQKFRSVMYRGHVSETFVPYMDPTLEWYFRTFMDVGEFGFGRAADSLQPKVDCPGNAVFMDGFMAGPNGEVQQVPRAICIFERYSGNVAWRHMEINNPTKLIRDGEVDISLVVRMIATVGNYDYVLDWEFLKSGSIKVGVALTGVLEMKAVSYTHKSQIKERVFGTLVAKNTIANYHDHLITYYLDIDIDDNANSFINAKLQKVKASGFGTPRKSYWTVIKEPAKREAEARIRLGSEPADLLIVNPNKMTKLGNEVGYRLISGQPISSLLSDDDYPEKRASYTKYQVWVTAYNRSERWAGGFYGDRSRGDDGLAVWSRKNREIENKDIVVWHTIGLHHVPYQEDFPVMPSVHGGFELRPANFFESNPLI; from the exons ATGATCAAATCATCAAGATTTGATAATGCAACACCCGTGATTGCACAATGTCAATTTGTAGCATATTTTCTTGTATTCAACTTCATCAATAGTTTGTCTCACCCTTTAGACCCTCTCTCTCCAAATGAAATCAACAAAACAAGACACATAATTCAACAATCATACCTTGGTGCTATTCCTAATATAACCTATCATTTTGTTGATGTTGAAGAACCAAACAAAAACAATGTCTTAAAGTGGTTATCTTCAACAACAAAAGAAAAACCTATTATTATTCCTAGACAAGCTAAGGTAGTCGTTAGAGCCAAAGGTGAAACTCATGAGCTCGTTGTTGACTTAACAAAAGGCTCCATTGTCTCAGATGAAATCTTCAAAGGTCATGGATACCCTCCATTTACATTCAATGAGCTTTTCAAAGCTAGTAAGTTACCTCTTAAATATTCAAAATTCAAAGAGTCAATTACCAAAAGAGGCTTGAATTTGTCTGAGATTTCATGTGTACCATTCACAATTGGTTGGTATGGTGAAGAAATCACAAGGAGAGCCCTTAAGGTTTCATGCTTTTATCGAGGTGAATCGGTTAACATTTGGGCTAGGCCTATTGAAGGAATCATTTTGCTAGTTGATGTTGATTCAATGAAGATTGTTTTGTATAATGATAGATACAAGGTACCTATGCCGAAAGCCGAAGGTACAAATTTTCAATCTAGAACTAAAAATAGGCTTAATATATTTGCTACATGTAACGTATCAAATGTTGGATTTACCATAAAAGACCATGAAGTGAAATGGGGTAATTGGGAATTTCATGTTGGGTTTAATGCTAGAGCTGGAATGATTATATCAACTGCTTCTATATATGATGATGAAAAACAAAAGTTTAGGAGTGTGATGTATAGGGGACATGTTTCTGAGACATTTGTTCCTTATATGGATCCTACATTGGAGTGGTATTTTAGGACTTTTATGGATGTTGGTGAGTTTGGGTTTGGTCGTGCAGCTGATAGCTTGCAGCCCAAGGTTGATTGTCCTGGAAATGCAGTGTTTATGGATGGTTTTATGGCTGGACCTAATGGAGAAGTGCAACAGGTACCAAGGGCTATCTGCATTTTTGAAAGATATTCTGGTAATGTTGCTTGGAGACATATGGAAATCAATAATCCAACAAAATTG aTAAGAGATGGAGAGGTTGATATAAGTTTGGTGGTGAGAATGATTGCTACTGTTGGTAACTATGATTATGTTCTTGATTGGGAATTCCTTAAAAGTGGCAGCATAAAAGTTGGG GTGGCTCTAACAGGTGTATTAGAAATGAAAGCAGTATCATATACACACAAAAGTCAAATAAAAGAAAGAGTCTTCGGAACCCTAGTTGCAAAAAACACCATAGCCAATTATCATGATCATCTCATAACATATTACCTTGACATCGACATTGATGATAATGCAAACTCTTTCATCAATGCAAAGCTACAAAAAGTCAAAGCAAGTGGGTTTGGAACACCAAGGAAGAGTTATTGGACAGTTATTAAAGAACCAGCTAAAAGAGAAGCCGAGGCAAGAATTCGGCTCGGATCCGAGCCGGCTGACCTGTTAATAGTTAACCCTAACAAAATGACAAAGCTGGGAAATGAAGTGGGTTACCGACTGATTAGTGGACAGCCGATTAGTTCTTTGTTGAGTGATGATGATTATCCAGAAAAAAGAGCTTCTTATACAAAGTATCAGGTTTGGGTTACTGCTTATAATAGGTCAGAAAGATGGGCTGGAGGATTCTATGGTGATAGGAGCCGTGGAGATGATGGATTAGCCGTTTGGAGCCGGAAGAATAGAGAGATTGAGAATAAAGATATAGTGGTGTGGCACACAATAGGGTTACATCATGTTCCTTATCAAGAAGATTTTCCAGTAATGCCAAGTGTTCATGGTGGTTTTGAACTCAGACCAGCTAACTTTTTCGAAAGCAATCCATTGATTTGA